A single genomic interval of Pyrus communis chromosome 7, drPyrComm1.1, whole genome shotgun sequence harbors:
- the LOC137739126 gene encoding DELLA protein GAI-like codes for MKREHCHSSATASQNNSKPEYSSPPSSALNGKAKIWVDEQGYSGSGGMDELLAVLGYKVRTDDMADVAEKLEQLEMVMGSAQEDGISQLSDTVHYNPSDLSGWVQSMLSELNTGDDMPSINGPLLAPGESSTITSTKFCNSQRTRVFSDDSEYDLRAIPGVAAYPPAHSSSETESTRKRLKTSIGSNSGGIEVSGAVSDPTRPLVLVDSQETGVQLVHTLMACAEAVQQENLKLADALVKHVGLLAAAQTGAMRKVATYFAEALARRIYRIYPQDCLDSSYSDILQMHFYETCPYLKFAHFTANQAILEAFATATRVHVIDFGLKQGMQWPALMQALALRPGGPPAFRLTGIGPPQPDNTDALQQVGWKLAQLAETIGVEFEFRGFVASSLADLEPSMLDIRQDEAVAVNSVFELHGLLARAGAVDKVLSSIKAMKPKIVTIVEQEANHNGPAFLDRFTEALHYYSSLFDSLEGSSGPSQDLVMSEVYLGRQICNVVACEGGDRVERHETLTQWRGRMDSAGFHPVHLGSNAFKQASMLLALFAGVDGYRVEENNGSLMLGWHTRPLIVTSAWKLASSTE; via the coding sequence GCAACTGCAAGTCAGAACAATTCCAAACCAGAATACTCATCACCGCCGTCTTCCGCCCTGAACGGCAAGGCCAAGATTTGGGTAGATGAACAAGGCTACAGCGGCAGCGGCGGTATGGACGAGCTGCTTGCCGTTTTGGGATACAAGGTTCGGACCGACGACATGGCCGACGTGGCCGAGAAGCTCGAGCAGCTCGAGATGGTCATGGGTTCGGCTCAGGAAGATGGGATTTCTCAGCTCTCTGACACCGTCCATTACAACCCGTCCGATCTCTCCGGGTGGGTCCAAAGCATGCTCTCTGAGCTCAACACCGGCGACGATATGCCCTCAATCAACGGCCCTCTTCTCGCTCCAGGGGAGTCCTCGACGATAACGTCCACGAAGTTCTGCAATTCCCAGCGGACTCGGGTTTTCAGCGACGATTCCGAATACGATCTCAGGGCTATTCCTGGCGTGGCGGCGTACCCGCCGGCACATTCGTCGTCGGAGACCGAGAGTACGAGAAAGCGATTGAAGACCTCAATTGGGTCTAATTCCGGCGGGATTGAAGTCTCCGGCGCTGTATCCGACCCGACTCGGCCTCTGGTCCTGGTCGACTCACAAGAAACCGGCGTCCAACTCGTCCACACACTCATGGCCTGTGCTGAGGCTGTCCAGCAGGAAAACTTAAAGCTTGCAGACGCGCTTGTGAAGCACGTGGGCCTACTCGCGGCTGCCCAAACCGGAGCTATGAGGAAAGTCGCCACGTACTTCGCTGAAGCTCTGGCTCGTCGGATTTACCGAATATACCCTCAGGATTGCCTCGATTCTTCCTACTCGGACATTCTCCAGATGCACTTTTACGAGACCTGCCCTTACCTGAAATTTGCCCACTTCACTGCCAACCAGGCAATACTCGAGGCTTTTGCCACGGCGACCAGAGTACACGTCATCGATTTCGGGCTTAAACAGGGGATGCAATGGCCAGCGCTCATGCAGGCGCTGGCACTAAGGCCCGGCGGCCCACCCGCGTTTCGCCTGACAGGTATTGGGCCGCCGCAGCCCGATAACACGGACGCGCTGCAGCAGGTGGGATGGAAGTTGGCTCAATTGGCAGAAACTATTGGGGTCGAGTTTGAATTTCGAGGATTCGTCGCCAGTAGTCTGGCTGACCTCGAGCCGTCTATGCTCGACATCCGTCAGGACGAGGCCGTAGCGGTGAATTCGGTTTTCGAGCTTCACGGCCTCTTGGCTCGAGCCGGGGCGGTGGACAAAGTGTTGTCATCAATCAAGGCCATGAAGCCTAAAATTGTGACTATTGTGGAGCAGGAGGCGAACCATAACGGGCCGGCTTTCTTGGACCGGTTCACGGAGGCATTGCATTATTATTCAAGCTTGTTTGACTCTCTGGAGGGATCGTCCGGGCCGAGTCAAGATTTGGTCATGTCGGAGGTCTATTTGGGTAGGCAGATATGCAACGTGGTGGCATGTGAAGGTGGGGACCGAGTTGAGCGACACGAGACGCTGACTCAGTGGCGAGGCCGGATGGACTCCGCCGGGTTCCACCCAGTCCACCTCGGATCGAACGCGTTCAAGCAGGCTAGCATGCTGCTTGCTCTTTTCGCCGGCGTAGATGGGTATCGGGTGGAGGAGAACAATGGGTCTCTCATGCTCGGGTGGCACACGCGGCCGCTCATAGTCACCTCGGCCTGGAAGCTGGCGAGCTCAACGGAGTGA